From one Pelecanus crispus isolate bPelCri1 chromosome 21, bPelCri1.pri, whole genome shotgun sequence genomic stretch:
- the LOC142595535 gene encoding LOW QUALITY PROTEIN: alpha-2B adrenergic receptor-like (The sequence of the model RefSeq protein was modified relative to this genomic sequence to represent the inferred CDS: deleted 1 base in 1 codon), which yields MEGPEGGYSVQATAAIAAAITFLVLFTIAGNVLVIMAVLSSRSLRAPQNLFLVSLAAADILVATLIIPFSLANELLGYWYFEKTWCEIYLALDVLFCTSSIVHLCAISLDRYWSVSRAIEYNAKRTPRRIKCSILIVWTIAAVISLPPLVYKGEKKAAAGGRPQCKLNEEAWYVLSSSVGSFFAPCLIMILVYLRIYLIAKRRHRSRPAGTKPPGSVPPSVTPPASADPPGSCPPADRTSLLSPEEPPTSPNPGAGASPQPGGRPRDTLATGTGRVVLARRPPALNPWRRKTQVNREKRFTFVLAVVIGVFVLCWFPFFFLYSLGALCPQRCKVPDGVFQFFFWIGYCNSSLNPVIYTVFNQDFRKAFRRLLCRRRAPTPW from the exons ATGGAGGGCCCCGAGGGCGGGTACTCGGTGCAAGCCACCGCCGCCATCGCCGCCGCCATCACCTTCCTGGTGCTCTTCACCATCGCCGGCAACGTGCTGGTGATCATGGCCGTGCTGAGCAGCCGCTCGCTGCGGGCGCCCCAAAACCTCTTCTTGGTGTCGCTGGCGGCCGCCGACATCTTGGTGGCCACCCTCATCATCCCCTTCTCCTTGGCCAACGAGCTCCTGGGCTACTGGTACTTCGAGAAGACGTGGTGCGAGATCTACCTGGCTTTGGACGTGCTCTTCTGCACCTCGTCCATCGTCCACCTCTGCGCCATCAGCCTGGACCGTTACTGGTCGGTCAGCCGCGCCATCGAGTACAACGCCAAGCGGACGCCGCGGCGCATCAAGTGCAGCATCCTCATCGTCTGGACCATCGCCGCCGTCATCTCCCTCCCGCCCTTGGTCTACAAGGGGGAGAagaaggcggcggcgggggggcggccgcaGTGCAAGCTCAACGAGGAGGCCTGGTACGTCCTCTCCTCCAGCGTCGGCTCCTTCTTCGCCCCGTGTCTCATCATGATCCTCGTCTACCTGCGCATCTACCTGATCGCCAAACGCCGGCaccgctcccgccccgccggcaccAAACCGCCGGGATCGGTGCCGCCAAGCGTCACC CCCCCGGCCAGCGCGGACCCCCCGGGGAGCTGCCCGCCGGCGGACAGGACCTCGCTGCTGAGCCCCGAGGAGCCCCCGACGTCCCCCaaccccggggcgggggcgtcCCCGCAGCCCGGGGGCCGCCCCAGGGACACCTTGGCCACCGGGACGGGGCGGGTGGTGTTGGCGCGCCGGCCGCCGGCGTTGAACCCTTGGAGGAGGAAGACTCAGGTCAACCGGGAGAAACGCTTCACCTTCGTCTTGGCCGTGGTCATCGGCGTCTTCGTCCTCTGCTGgttccccttcttcttcctctacAGCCTGGGCGCGCTCTGTCCCCAGCGCTGCAAGGTCCCCGACGGCGTCTTCCAGTTCTTCTTCTGGATCGGGTACTGCAACAGCTCCCTCAACCCCGTCATCTACACCGTCTTCAACCAGGACTTCCGCAAGGCTTTCCGACGCCTCCTCtgccgccgccgagccccgaCGCCCTGGTGA
- the ELMOD3 gene encoding ELMO domain-containing protein 3 isoform X2, which yields MSSLTILWWIIRAEHAETPRLWFAVGRSSQGSTASASRTSRDARVIRYPHARTTHSRIIGVSALLRLLFTFPSPLQQHKHDRDVLLVAVSHSWLRDLISSWTLALPCSRWRFLSSPYPCAGARGQRGRNAKGWVFLDAEGWGFFSLPGGLDDNERVHMRILQTIYKKLTRSRLGCPRYGAHWEELGFQGADPGTDLRGTGMLGLMQMLYFVMDSQTLPLAREIFKLSHHETQNFPFCIMSVNITRIVIQALREERLSRECNRRQQVIAVLNDLYAAAFLQLYRVWKWQHKTVADSGFLLKGALPCAFPSFPSRGK from the exons ATGTCGTCTCTCACCATCCTGTGGTGGATTATACGCGCTGAGCATGCGGAAACTCCTCGCCTTTGGTTTGCGGTTGGTCGCAGTTCCCAGGGCAGCACTGCTTCAGCCAGCAGAACTTCACGTGATGCCCGAGTTATTCGTTACCCCCACGCTCGTACAACGCACAGTCGTATTATTGGTGTTTCTGCGCTTCTAAGGCTTCTTTTtaccttcccttctcccctccagcAGCATAAACACGACCGGGATGTTCTTCTTGTTGCCGTAAGCCATTCTTGGCTGCGGGATTTAATTTCTAGCTGGACTCTGGCTTTACCCTGCAGCCGGTGGCGGTTTCTTTCCTCACCGTATCCCTGCGCTGGCGCTCgagggcagcggggcaggaATGCCaaggggtgggtttttttagatgctgaggggtggggttttttctctctgccaggTGGTTTGGATGATAACGAGAGAGTGCACATGAGAATCCTGCAGACCATTTACAAGAAGCTCACGCGCTCCAGGTTGGGCTGCCCGCGCTACGGGGCGCACTGGGAAGAGCTCGGCTTTCAAG GTGCGGATCCCGGCACTGACCTGCGAGGGACGGGGATGCTGGGCCTGATGCAGATGCTGTACTTCGTCATGGACTCGCAGACGCTGCCTCTGGCTCGAGAGATCTTCAAGCTGTCCCATCACGAAACCCAG AATTTCCCCTTCTGCATCATGTCCGTGAACATCACCCGCATCGTCATCCAGGCCCTGAGGGAGGAACGTCTCTCCAG GGAGTGCAACCGCAGGCAGCAAGTCATCGCCGTGCTCAACGACTTGTACGCGGCGGCCTTTCTGCAGCTCTACCGCGTCTGGAAATGGCAGCACAAGACCGTCGCCGACTCCGGCTTCCTCCTAAAGGGTGCGTTGCCCTGCgctttcccctcctttcccagccGAGGAAAATAA
- the LOC142595542 gene encoding LOW QUALITY PROTEIN: oxaloacetate tautomerase FAHD2B, mitochondrial-like (The sequence of the model RefSeq protein was modified relative to this genomic sequence to represent the inferred CDS: inserted 1 base in 1 codon; deleted 2 bases in 2 codons) translates to MRLPGAMRLVRFWGAGGGEPRLGLEEAAGGDLVDLSAAEPALPRSMRAFLESGRHGLAVAQRALESGRHRLPRGSVRLLAPVGDPEKVICVGLNYRDHCLEQXVKTPKEPIVFSKFPSAIVGPFDDIVHPEESSEVDWEVELAAVIGTKGRHIEESSALDHVVGFTVANDVSARDWQMRRNGRQWLLGKTFDTFCPLGPALVTKDAVADVHNLSIRCSVNGRLMQDSSTSQLIFRLPKLIAWVSRFVTLVPGDILLTGTPPGVGVFRKPPVFLKRGDEVQCEIEELGTICNKVV, encoded by the exons ATGCGGCTGCCGGGGGCCATGCGGCTGGTGCGGTtctggggggcc ggggggggcgagccccggctggggctggaggaggcggCCGGGGGGGATCTGGTGGACCTGAGCGCGGCggagccggcgctg ccccgctcCATGCGAGCCTTCCTGGAGAGCGGCCGCCACGGCCTGGCCGTCGCCCAAAG GGCGCTGGAGTCGGGGCGGCACCGGCTGCCGCGGGGGTCGGTGCGGCTGCTGGCGCCCGTGGGGGATCCGGAGAAGGTGATCTGCGTGGGGCTCAACTACCGCGACCACTGCCTGGAGC GCGTCAAGACCCCCAAGGAGCCCATCGTCTTCAGCAAGTTCCCCAGCGCCATCGTCGGGCCCTTCGACGACATCGTGCACCCCGAGGAGAGCAGC GAGGTGGACTGGGAGGTGGAGCTGGCCGCCGTCATCGGGACGAAGGGGCGGCACATCGAG GAGTCGTCGGCGCTGGACCACGTCGTGGGCTTCACGGTGGCCAACGACGTCAGTGCCCGGGACTGGCAGATGAGGAGGAACGGGAGGCAATGGCTGCTGGGGAAAACCTTCGACACCTTCTGTCCCCTGGGGCCGGCTCTCGTCACCAAGGACGCGGTGGCAG ACGTCCACAACCTGAGCATCCGCTGCAGCGTCAACGGGCGGCTGATGCAGGacagcagcaccagccagcTCATCTTCAGGCTGCCCAAACTCATCGCCTGGGTCTCCCG gTTTGTCACGCTGGTCCCCGGGGACATCCTGCTGACAGGAACCCCTCCTGGTGTGGGGGTCTTTCGGAAGCCTCCTGTGTTTCTTAAG AGAGGCGATGAGGTGCAGTGCGAGATCGAGGAGCTGGGCACCATCTGCAACAAGGTGGTGTGA